Proteins from one Pongo abelii isolate AG06213 chromosome 19, NHGRI_mPonAbe1-v2.0_pri, whole genome shotgun sequence genomic window:
- the ZFP3 gene encoding zinc finger protein 3 homolog, with protein sequence MGTENKEVIPKEEISEESEPHGSLLEEFPKVVYQSHEFGAGCEEDMLEGHSRESMEEVIEQMSPQERDFPSGLMIFKKSPSSEKDRENNESERGCSPSPNLVTHQGDTTEAVSAFATSGQNFIKILESNKTQRSSVGEKPHTCKECGKAFNQNSHLIQHMRVHSGEKPFECKECGKTFGTNSSLRRHLRIHAGEKPFACNECGKAFIQSSHLIHHHRIHTGERPYKCEECGKAFSQNSALILHQRIHTGEKPYECNECGKTFRVSSQLIQHQRIHTEERYHECNECGKAFKHSSGLIRHQKIHTGEKPYLCNECGKGFGQSSELIRHQRIHTGDKPYECNECGKTFGQNSEIIRHIRIHTGEKPYVCKECGKAFRGNSELLRHERIHTGEKPYECFECGKAFRRTSHLIVHQRIHTGEKPHQCNECARTFWDNSELLLHQKIHVGEKPYECSECEKTFSQHSQLIIHQRIHTGEKPYECQECQKTFSRSSHLLRHQSVHCME encoded by the coding sequence ATGGGGACTGAGAACAAGGAGGTGATTCCCAAGGAAGAAATTTCTGAAGAATCTGAGCCACATGGGTCATTATTAGAAGAATTTCCAAAAGTGGTTTACCAAAGCCATGAGTTTGGAGCAGGATGTGAAGAAGACATGTTGGAGGGACATTCGAGAGAGTCCATGGAAGAGGTTATAGAGCAGATGTCTCCTCAGGAGAGAGACTTTCCATCAGGGTTGATGATCTTTAAGAAATCACCCTCAAGTGAGAAGGACCGGGAGAATAATGAGAGTGAGAGAGGCTGCAGTCCCAGCCCAAATCTGGTTACACATCAGGGAGATACAACAGAGGCAGTTAGTGCATTTGCTACCTCTGGCCAAAACTTCATAAAGATTTTAGAATCTaacaaaacacagagaagttcTGTGGGAGAAAAGCCTCACAcatgtaaagaatgtgggaaagcctttaatCAGAACTCACATCTCATCCAGCATATGAGAGTTCATAGTGGAGAAAAACCCtttgaatgtaaagaatgtggaaagacatTTGGAACTAATTCAAGCCTTCGACGGCACCTGAGAATTCATGCTGGAGAAAAACCCTTTGcttgtaatgaatgtggaaaggccttCATTCAGAGTTCACATCTTATTCACCATCatagaattcatactggagagagaccctataaatgtgaagaatgtggtaaAGCCTTCAGTCAAAATTCAGCCCTTATTCTACACCAGAGAatccatactggagagaaaccgtatgaatgtaatgaatgtgggaagaCCTTTAGGGTTAGTTCACAGCTTATTcagcatcagagaattcatactgaaGAAAGATACCATGAATGCAATGAGTGTGGCAAAGCCTTCAAGCATAGCTCAGGCCTTATTAGACAccagaaaattcatactggagaaaaaccatatctgtgtaatgaatgtgggaaggGCTTTGGTCAGAGTTCTGAGCTTATCCggcatcagagaattcatacaggggacaaaccctatgaatgtaatgaatgtgggaaaactTTTGGCCAGAACTCAGAGATTATTAGACATATTAGAATTCATACTGGTGAGAAGCCCTATgtatgtaaggaatgtgggaaggccttcagGGGGAACTCAGAACTTCTTAGACAcgagagaattcacactggagagaaaccctatgaatgctTTGAGTGTGGAAAGGCTTTCAGGCGGACCTCTCACCTTATTGTCCaccagagaattcatactggagagaaaccccatCAATGTAATGAGTGTGCAAGAACCTTTTGGGATAATTCTGAGCTGCTTCTCCACCAGAAAATTCATgttggagagaaaccttatgaatgtagCGAGTGTGAGAAAACATTTAGCCAGCATTCCCAACTTATCatacatcagagaattcacactggagagaagccttaTGAGTGCCAAGAATGTCAGAAGACTTTTAGTCGGAGCTCTCACCTCCTCCGACATCAAAGTGTTCACTGTATGGAGTAA